The Nerophis lumbriciformis linkage group LG07, RoL_Nlum_v2.1, whole genome shotgun sequence genome window below encodes:
- the LOC133609879 gene encoding class I histocompatibility antigen, F10 alpha chain-like: MRGRSVSRYSTRDASRLGDIMEEIKRMIHTLQYFETASSQVPNFPEYVEVGYVDGVEISYYDSNIRKAESKQDWMNKITAEDPKYWQRQTEINVGNEFTAKHNLEVLKKRFNQTGGVHIFQWMSGCEWNDETDEVKGWQQQGYDGEDFISLDMKTWTYTAAKPQAFPSKLKLDQNIFLRDDKKYYYTEDCPSYLKKYVKNGKKVLMRTELPEVFLLQKTPSSPVTCMATGFYPDLADLFWRKDGEQIFEDVEHGELLPNHDGTFQMSVELKVEVTAEVEGKYECVFQLSGVKEDLVTKLERRSILSNASHEARHGGVELSEKVAAEG, translated from the exons ATGCGAGGCCGAAGCGTGTCCCGTTACTCCACCAGGGACGCCTCACGCTTGGGAGACATAATGgaggaaataaaaagaa TGATTCACACGCTGCAGTATTTCGAAACTGCgtcctctcaagttccaaacttcccagagtatgtggaggttggttatgttgatggagttgagattagttactatgacagcaacatcaggaaagcagaatccaaacaggactggatgaacaaaatcacagcagaggaTCCAAAATACTGGCAGAGACAAACAGAGATCAATGTTGGTAATGAGTTTACTGCCAAACACAACCTTGAAGTTCTTAAGAAGCGTTTCAACCAaactggag GTGTTCACATTTTCCAGTGGATGTcaggatgtgaatggaatgatgagactgatgaggttaaaggttggcagcagcaaggttatgatggagaagatttCATATCGTTGGACATGAAGACATGGACATATACTGCAGCAAAACCACAAGCTTTCCCCTCCAAACTCAAGTTGGACCAGAACATATTTCTACGAGACGACAAAAAGTATTATTACACTGAGGATtgtccttcttacttgaagaagtatgtgaagaatgggaagaaggtcctaatgagaacag agcttccagaggtgttcctcctccagaagacgccatcctctccagtcacctgcatggcgacaggtttctaccccgacttagccgacctgttttggaggaaagacggcgagcagatcttcgaggacgtggagcacggagagctgctccccaaccacgacggaaccttccagatgtcggtggagctgaaagtggaggtgacggccgaggtggagggcaagtacgaatgtgtgttccagctgtctggcgtcaaggaggacctggtcaccaagctggagagaagaagcatcctgagcaacgcaagccatgaag CTCGCCACGGCGGCGTGGAGCTCTCCGAGAAGGTGGCGGCTGAAGGCTGA